Genomic DNA from Egibacteraceae bacterium:
TCCCCGCCGGTGGTGCCCGGCCAGCCGCCCGACGCGGCGTACCTCACCGCCGAGGTCGACGTCGCGGACCTCTCCGACAAGCCCGTGGCGCCGATCGCCGTGGCGCCCCCCGACCTGGAGGCGCTGGCGCAGGTCCGCGCCCGCCAGCAGGACGGGGTGCTCGCGCCAGGCCTGCTGGCGATCCTGCAGCAGGCCGACGTGGTGTTCATCACCGTCTTCGGCGACGAGGGCGAGTCCGGCGCCACCCAGCGCCTCCTGGACGCCCACGCCATCGCCTACACCGGGCCGCCCGCGTCGGTCTGCGCGCTGACCTTCGACAAGGACATGACCAAGCGGGCACTGGCGGGCCACGGCATCACCACGCCGGCCTGGCACCGGGTCCGGCGCGACCGCGCGGGCGCGGACCTGGCCGCGCTGGCGATCCCGGGGCCGTGGATCGTGAAGCCGGTCTGCGGCGGGTCGACGATCGGGCTCACCCTGGTGGAGGACCCGGCGGACCTGCCCGAGGCCGTGGAGACGGCCACAGCGGCGGGCGAGGACGCCCTGGTCGAGTCGTACGTCCCGGGCCGTGACTTCACCGTCGGCGTCCTCGGCGACCAGGTCTTCAGCGTCGTCGAGACCATCACCGAGCGCGACCTGTACGACTACGAAGCCAAGTACACCCCGGGGGAGTCCCGCAAACGGGTCCCCGCCGACCTCACCCCGGAGCAGACCACAGAGGTCCGGCGCCTGACCGCCGAGGTGCACCGACTCCTCGACATCGGCGACACGTCGTCGCGGTCGGACTTCCGCCTGGGCCCCGACGGCGCCTTCACATTCTTCGAGGTCAACCCGCTGCCCGGCCTCACGCCGACCAGCAGCTATCCGATCTCGGCCCATGCCGACGGCATCGACTTCCCCCAGCTGTGCGAGGAGCTGGTCGTGCGCGCGCTCGCCCGGCACCGCGCCCCGACCCGTGAGACCGCCTGATGGTGCACCGGTGACCGCCCTGCGGCGTCCGGTGGATCCCACCGACCTGCCGTTGACGGTGGCGGAGGTCGAGCATTTCACGATCCCGATGGCCGACGGTATCCAGCTGGCGGCCCGGCGCTGGCAGCCGGTCGACGTCGAGGACGCGCCGGTGCCGGCGGTGCTCGAGTACATCCCCTACCGCAAGCGCGACAGGACCCGCCACCGCGACCAGGTCAGCCACGCCTACGTCGCGGCGCACGGGTACGTGGCCGTGCGGGTGGACATCCGCGGCTCGGGCGACTCCGAGGGCGTGCTCACCGACGAGTACCTGGCCGGGGAGCTCGACGACGGCCTCGCGGTGCTCAGCTGGATCGCCGAGCAGCCCTGGTGCGACGGGCGCATCGGCATCATCGGCAAGTCCTGGGGCGGGTTCAACGGCCTGCAGCTGGCCGCGCTACGGCCCCCCGAGCTCGGGGCGGTCATCACGGTCTGCTCGACCGACGACCGCTACGCCGACGACGTGCACTACATGGGCGGCTGCCTGCTCGGCGACAACCTGTCGTGGAGCTCGGCGATGTTCGCCAACACCTCGTGCCCGCCGGACCCGGCGCTGGTGGGCGAGCGGTGGCGGGAGATGTGGATGGAGCGCCTGGAGGGCTCCGGCCTGTGGCTGGAGACGTGGCTGTCCCACCAGCACCGCGACGAGTACTGGCAGCACGGCTCGGTCTGCGAGGACTACTCGGCGATCCAGGTGCCGGTCATGGCGGTGTCGGGCTGGGCCGACGGCTACTCCAACTCGGTCTTCCGGCTGATCGAGCACCTCGACGTCCCGCGCCGGGGGCTGGTGGGGCCGTGGAGCCACAAGTACCCGCACCTGGGGGTTCCCGGGCCCGCGATCGGCTTCCTGCAGGAGTGCGTGCGCTGGTGGGACCGGTGGCTGAAGGGCATCGACAACGGGGTCGAGGACGAACCGGCCCTCACCGCCTGGATGCAGGACAGCATCGCCCCCGCCCTCGACA
This window encodes:
- a CDS encoding ATP-grasp domain-containing protein yields the protein MPAPPADPMDVGGAGARGAAPGAPLRIAVLTGGANTERNVSLSSGVAVTAALRGLGHAVAQVDSASPPVVPGQPPDAAYLTAEVDVADLSDKPVAPIAVAPPDLEALAQVRARQQDGVLAPGLLAILQQADVVFITVFGDEGESGATQRLLDAHAIAYTGPPASVCALTFDKDMTKRALAGHGITTPAWHRVRRDRAGADLAALAIPGPWIVKPVCGGSTIGLTLVEDPADLPEAVETATAAGEDALVESYVPGRDFTVGVLGDQVFSVVETITERDLYDYEAKYTPGESRKRVPADLTPEQTTEVRRLTAEVHRLLDIGDTSSRSDFRLGPDGAFTFFEVNPLPGLTPTSSYPISAHADGIDFPQLCEELVVRALARHRAPTRETA